Proteins from a genomic interval of Acinonyx jubatus isolate Ajub_Pintada_27869175 chromosome B4, VMU_Ajub_asm_v1.0, whole genome shotgun sequence:
- the ASIC1 gene encoding acid-sensing ion channel 1 isoform X1: protein MELKAEEEEVGGVQPVSIQAFASSSTLHGLAHIFSYERLSLKRALWALCFLGSLAVLLCVCTERVQYYFHYHHVTKLDEVAASQLTFPAVTLCNLNEFRFSQVSKNDLYHAGELLALLNNRYEIPDTQMADEKQLEILQDKANFRSFKPKPFNMREFYDRAGHDIRDMLLSCHFRGEVCSAEDFKVVFTRYGKCYTFNSGRDGRPRLKTMKGGTGNGLEIMLDIQQDEYLPVWGETDETSFEAGIKVQIHSQDEPPFIDQLGFGVAPGFQTFVSCQEQRQLIYLPPPWGTCKAVTMDSDFFDSYSITACRIDCETRYLVENCNCRMVHMPGDAPYCTPEQYKECADPALDFLVEKDQEYCVCEMPCNLTRYGKELSMVKIPSKASAKYLAKKFNKSEQYIGENILVLDIFFEVLNYETIEQKKAYEIAGLLGDIGGQMGLFIGASILTVLELFDYAYEVIKHKLCRRGKCQKEAKRSSADKGVALSLDDVKRHNPCESLRGHPAGMTYAANILPHHPARGTFEDFTC, encoded by the exons ATGGAACTGAAGGccgaggaggaagaggtgggtgGCGTCCAGCCGGTGAGCATCCAGGCCTTCGCCAGCAGCTCCACGCTGCACGGCCTGGCCCACATCTTCTCCTACGAACGGCTGTCTCTGAAGCGGGCGCTCTGGGCCCTGTGCTTCCTGGGCTCGCTGGCTgtgctgctgtgtgtgtgcaccGAGCGAGTGCAGTACTACTTCCACTACCACCACGTCACCAAGCTCGATGAGGTGGCTGCCTCCCAGCTCACCTTCCCCGCCGTCACGCTGTGCAATCTCAACGAGTTCCGCTTCAGCCAAGTCTCCAAGAATGACCTGTACCACGCTGGGGAGCTGCTGGCCCTGCTCAACAACAG GTATGAGATACCGGACACACAGATGGCAGATGAAAAGCAGCTGGAGATACTGCAGGACAAGGCCAACTTCCGCAGCTTCAAGCCCAAGCCCTTCAACATGCGGGAATTCTATGACCGGGCAGGGCACGACATTCGAGACATGCTGCTCTCCTGTCACTTCCGGGGGGAGGTCTGCAGCGCTGAAGACTTCAAGGTG GTCTTCACACGGTATGGAAAGTGCTACACATTCAACTCGGGCCGAGATGGGCGTCCACGGCTGAAGACCATGAAGGGTGGGACTGGCAATGGGCTGGAGATCATGCTGGACATCCAGCAGGACGAGTACCTGCCCGTATGGGGAGAGACTG ATGAGACGTCCTTCGAAGCGGGCATCAAAGTGCAGATCCACAGTCAGGATGAACCTCCCTTCATCGACCAGCTGGGCTTTGGTGTGGCCCCAGGGTTCCAGACCTTTGTGTCCTGCCAGGAGCAGCGG CAGCTCATCTACCTGCCCCCGCCCTGGGGCACCTGCAAAGCTGTTACCATGGACTCGGATTTCTTCGACTCCTACAGCATAACTGCCTGCCGCATCGACTGTGAGACACGCTACCTGGTGGAGAACTGTAACTGTCGCATGGTGCACATGCCAG GGGATGCCCCATACTGCACTCCAGAACAGTACAAGGAGTGTGCGGATCCTGCTCTGG ACTTCCTGGTGGAGAAGGACCAGGAATACTGTGTGTGTGAAATGCCCTGCAACCTAACCCGCTATGGCAAGGAGCTGTCCATGGTCAAGATCCCCAGCAAAGCGTCAGCCAAGTACCTGGCCAAGAAGTTCAACAAGTCTGAGCAGTACATAGG GGAGAACATCCTGGTGCTGGACATTTTCTTTGAAGTCCTCAACTATGAGACTATTGAGCAGAAGAAGGCCTATGAAAttgcagggctcctgg gtgaCATTGGAGGCCAGATGGGCCTGTTCATTGGGGCCAGCATCCTCACAGTACTGGAGCTCTTTGACTACGCCTATGAG GTCATTAAGCACAAGCTGTGCAGAAGAGGAAAGTGCCAGAAGGAGGCCAAAAGGAGCAGCGCGGACAAGGGTGTGGCCCTTAGCCTGGATGACGTCAAAAGACAT AACCCGTGTGAGAGCCTCCGGGGCCATCCTGCCGGGATGACGTATGCTGCCAACATCCTACCTCACCATCCGGCCCGAGGCACTTTTGAGGACTTTACCTGCTGA
- the ASIC1 gene encoding acid-sensing ion channel 1 isoform X4, whose product MPIQIFCSVSFSSGEEAPGPLGDVWGPHQRRQRDKSESEEEEEKEKEAVRKKAREGDSPMDLVAFANSCTLHGTSHIFVEGGPGPRQALWAVAFVLALGAFLCQVGDRIAYYLSYPHVTLLDEVATTELAFPAVTLCNTNAVRLSQLSYPDLLYLAPMLGLDESDDPGVPLAPPGPEAFSGEPFNLHRFYNRSCHRLEDMLLYCSYCGGPCGPHNFSVVFTRYGKCYTFNSGRDGRPRLKTMKGGTGNGLEIMLDIQQDEYLPVWGETDETSFEAGIKVQIHSQDEPPFIDQLGFGVAPGFQTFVSCQEQRLIYLPPPWGTCKAVTMDSDFFDSYSITACRIDCETRYLVENCNCRMVHMPGDAPYCTPEQYKECADPALDFLVEKDQEYCVCEMPCNLTRYGKELSMVKIPSKASAKYLAKKFNKSEQYIGENILVLDIFFEVLNYETIEQKKAYEIAGLLGDIGGQMGLFIGASILTVLELFDYAYEVIKHKLCRRGKCQKEAKRSSADKGVALSLDDVKRHNPCESLRGHPAGMTYAANILPHHPARGTFEDFTC is encoded by the exons ATGCCCATCCAGATCTTCTGCTCTGTGTCATTCTCCTCTGGAGAGGAAGCCCCAGGGCCCTTGGGAGATGTTTGGGGTCCGCACCAGCGGCGGCAGCGGGACAAGTCAGAatcagaagaggaggaagagaaggaaaaggaggcagtGAGGAAGAAGGCTAGAGAGGGGGATTCGCCCATGGATTTGGTGGCCTTTGCCAACAGCTGCACCCTGCATGGCACCAGCCACATCTTCGTGGAGGGGGGTCCAGGGCCGAGGCAGGCCCTGTGGGCAGTGGCCTTTGTTCTGGCACTGGGTGCCTTCTTGTGCCAGGTAGGGGACCGCATTGCCTATTACCTCAGCTACCCGCACGTGACTCTGCTAGACGAGGTGGCCACCACAGAGCTGGCCTTCCCGGCGGTCACCCTCTGCAACACTAATGCTGTGCGGCTGTCCCAGCTCAGCTACCCCGACTTGCTCTACCTGGCCCCCATGCTGGGGCTGGATGAAAGTGATGACCCTGGGGTGCCTCTGGCCCCACCGGGGCCTGAGGCCTTCTCTGGGGAGCCCTTTAACCTGCACCGCTTCTACAATCGCTCTTGCCACCGGCTGGAGGACATGCTGCTCTATTGTTCCTACTGCGGGGGGCCCTGTGGCCCTCACAACTTCTCGGTG GTCTTCACACGGTATGGAAAGTGCTACACATTCAACTCGGGCCGAGATGGGCGTCCACGGCTGAAGACCATGAAGGGTGGGACTGGCAATGGGCTGGAGATCATGCTGGACATCCAGCAGGACGAGTACCTGCCCGTATGGGGAGAGACTG ATGAGACGTCCTTCGAAGCGGGCATCAAAGTGCAGATCCACAGTCAGGATGAACCTCCCTTCATCGACCAGCTGGGCTTTGGTGTGGCCCCAGGGTTCCAGACCTTTGTGTCCTGCCAGGAGCAGCGG CTCATCTACCTGCCCCCGCCCTGGGGCACCTGCAAAGCTGTTACCATGGACTCGGATTTCTTCGACTCCTACAGCATAACTGCCTGCCGCATCGACTGTGAGACACGCTACCTGGTGGAGAACTGTAACTGTCGCATGGTGCACATGCCAG GGGATGCCCCATACTGCACTCCAGAACAGTACAAGGAGTGTGCGGATCCTGCTCTGG ACTTCCTGGTGGAGAAGGACCAGGAATACTGTGTGTGTGAAATGCCCTGCAACCTAACCCGCTATGGCAAGGAGCTGTCCATGGTCAAGATCCCCAGCAAAGCGTCAGCCAAGTACCTGGCCAAGAAGTTCAACAAGTCTGAGCAGTACATAGG GGAGAACATCCTGGTGCTGGACATTTTCTTTGAAGTCCTCAACTATGAGACTATTGAGCAGAAGAAGGCCTATGAAAttgcagggctcctgg gtgaCATTGGAGGCCAGATGGGCCTGTTCATTGGGGCCAGCATCCTCACAGTACTGGAGCTCTTTGACTACGCCTATGAG GTCATTAAGCACAAGCTGTGCAGAAGAGGAAAGTGCCAGAAGGAGGCCAAAAGGAGCAGCGCGGACAAGGGTGTGGCCCTTAGCCTGGATGACGTCAAAAGACAT AACCCGTGTGAGAGCCTCCGGGGCCATCCTGCCGGGATGACGTATGCTGCCAACATCCTACCTCACCATCCGGCCCGAGGCACTTTTGAGGACTTTACCTGCTGA
- the ASIC1 gene encoding acid-sensing ion channel 1 isoform X2, which produces MELKAEEEEVGGVQPVSIQAFASSSTLHGLAHIFSYERLSLKRALWALCFLGSLAVLLCVCTERVQYYFHYHHVTKLDEVAASQLTFPAVTLCNLNEFRFSQVSKNDLYHAGELLALLNNRYEIPDTQMADEKQLEILQDKANFRSFKPKPFNMREFYDRAGHDIRDMLLSCHFRGEVCSAEDFKVVFTRYGKCYTFNSGRDGRPRLKTMKGGTGNGLEIMLDIQQDEYLPVWGETDETSFEAGIKVQIHSQDEPPFIDQLGFGVAPGFQTFVSCQEQRLIYLPPPWGTCKAVTMDSDFFDSYSITACRIDCETRYLVENCNCRMVHMPGDAPYCTPEQYKECADPALDFLVEKDQEYCVCEMPCNLTRYGKELSMVKIPSKASAKYLAKKFNKSEQYIGENILVLDIFFEVLNYETIEQKKAYEIAGLLGDIGGQMGLFIGASILTVLELFDYAYEVIKHKLCRRGKCQKEAKRSSADKGVALSLDDVKRHNPCESLRGHPAGMTYAANILPHHPARGTFEDFTC; this is translated from the exons ATGGAACTGAAGGccgaggaggaagaggtgggtgGCGTCCAGCCGGTGAGCATCCAGGCCTTCGCCAGCAGCTCCACGCTGCACGGCCTGGCCCACATCTTCTCCTACGAACGGCTGTCTCTGAAGCGGGCGCTCTGGGCCCTGTGCTTCCTGGGCTCGCTGGCTgtgctgctgtgtgtgtgcaccGAGCGAGTGCAGTACTACTTCCACTACCACCACGTCACCAAGCTCGATGAGGTGGCTGCCTCCCAGCTCACCTTCCCCGCCGTCACGCTGTGCAATCTCAACGAGTTCCGCTTCAGCCAAGTCTCCAAGAATGACCTGTACCACGCTGGGGAGCTGCTGGCCCTGCTCAACAACAG GTATGAGATACCGGACACACAGATGGCAGATGAAAAGCAGCTGGAGATACTGCAGGACAAGGCCAACTTCCGCAGCTTCAAGCCCAAGCCCTTCAACATGCGGGAATTCTATGACCGGGCAGGGCACGACATTCGAGACATGCTGCTCTCCTGTCACTTCCGGGGGGAGGTCTGCAGCGCTGAAGACTTCAAGGTG GTCTTCACACGGTATGGAAAGTGCTACACATTCAACTCGGGCCGAGATGGGCGTCCACGGCTGAAGACCATGAAGGGTGGGACTGGCAATGGGCTGGAGATCATGCTGGACATCCAGCAGGACGAGTACCTGCCCGTATGGGGAGAGACTG ATGAGACGTCCTTCGAAGCGGGCATCAAAGTGCAGATCCACAGTCAGGATGAACCTCCCTTCATCGACCAGCTGGGCTTTGGTGTGGCCCCAGGGTTCCAGACCTTTGTGTCCTGCCAGGAGCAGCGG CTCATCTACCTGCCCCCGCCCTGGGGCACCTGCAAAGCTGTTACCATGGACTCGGATTTCTTCGACTCCTACAGCATAACTGCCTGCCGCATCGACTGTGAGACACGCTACCTGGTGGAGAACTGTAACTGTCGCATGGTGCACATGCCAG GGGATGCCCCATACTGCACTCCAGAACAGTACAAGGAGTGTGCGGATCCTGCTCTGG ACTTCCTGGTGGAGAAGGACCAGGAATACTGTGTGTGTGAAATGCCCTGCAACCTAACCCGCTATGGCAAGGAGCTGTCCATGGTCAAGATCCCCAGCAAAGCGTCAGCCAAGTACCTGGCCAAGAAGTTCAACAAGTCTGAGCAGTACATAGG GGAGAACATCCTGGTGCTGGACATTTTCTTTGAAGTCCTCAACTATGAGACTATTGAGCAGAAGAAGGCCTATGAAAttgcagggctcctgg gtgaCATTGGAGGCCAGATGGGCCTGTTCATTGGGGCCAGCATCCTCACAGTACTGGAGCTCTTTGACTACGCCTATGAG GTCATTAAGCACAAGCTGTGCAGAAGAGGAAAGTGCCAGAAGGAGGCCAAAAGGAGCAGCGCGGACAAGGGTGTGGCCCTTAGCCTGGATGACGTCAAAAGACAT AACCCGTGTGAGAGCCTCCGGGGCCATCCTGCCGGGATGACGTATGCTGCCAACATCCTACCTCACCATCCGGCCCGAGGCACTTTTGAGGACTTTACCTGCTGA
- the ASIC1 gene encoding acid-sensing ion channel 1 isoform X3 has product MPIQIFCSVSFSSGEEAPGPLGDVWGPHQRRQRDKSESEEEEEKEKEAVRKKAREGDSPMDLVAFANSCTLHGTSHIFVEGGPGPRQALWAVAFVLALGAFLCQVGDRIAYYLSYPHVTLLDEVATTELAFPAVTLCNTNAVRLSQLSYPDLLYLAPMLGLDESDDPGVPLAPPGPEAFSGEPFNLHRFYNRSCHRLEDMLLYCSYCGGPCGPHNFSVVFTRYGKCYTFNSGRDGRPRLKTMKGGTGNGLEIMLDIQQDEYLPVWGETDETSFEAGIKVQIHSQDEPPFIDQLGFGVAPGFQTFVSCQEQRQLIYLPPPWGTCKAVTMDSDFFDSYSITACRIDCETRYLVENCNCRMVHMPGDAPYCTPEQYKECADPALDFLVEKDQEYCVCEMPCNLTRYGKELSMVKIPSKASAKYLAKKFNKSEQYIGENILVLDIFFEVLNYETIEQKKAYEIAGLLGDIGGQMGLFIGASILTVLELFDYAYEVIKHKLCRRGKCQKEAKRSSADKGVALSLDDVKRHNPCESLRGHPAGMTYAANILPHHPARGTFEDFTC; this is encoded by the exons ATGCCCATCCAGATCTTCTGCTCTGTGTCATTCTCCTCTGGAGAGGAAGCCCCAGGGCCCTTGGGAGATGTTTGGGGTCCGCACCAGCGGCGGCAGCGGGACAAGTCAGAatcagaagaggaggaagagaaggaaaaggaggcagtGAGGAAGAAGGCTAGAGAGGGGGATTCGCCCATGGATTTGGTGGCCTTTGCCAACAGCTGCACCCTGCATGGCACCAGCCACATCTTCGTGGAGGGGGGTCCAGGGCCGAGGCAGGCCCTGTGGGCAGTGGCCTTTGTTCTGGCACTGGGTGCCTTCTTGTGCCAGGTAGGGGACCGCATTGCCTATTACCTCAGCTACCCGCACGTGACTCTGCTAGACGAGGTGGCCACCACAGAGCTGGCCTTCCCGGCGGTCACCCTCTGCAACACTAATGCTGTGCGGCTGTCCCAGCTCAGCTACCCCGACTTGCTCTACCTGGCCCCCATGCTGGGGCTGGATGAAAGTGATGACCCTGGGGTGCCTCTGGCCCCACCGGGGCCTGAGGCCTTCTCTGGGGAGCCCTTTAACCTGCACCGCTTCTACAATCGCTCTTGCCACCGGCTGGAGGACATGCTGCTCTATTGTTCCTACTGCGGGGGGCCCTGTGGCCCTCACAACTTCTCGGTG GTCTTCACACGGTATGGAAAGTGCTACACATTCAACTCGGGCCGAGATGGGCGTCCACGGCTGAAGACCATGAAGGGTGGGACTGGCAATGGGCTGGAGATCATGCTGGACATCCAGCAGGACGAGTACCTGCCCGTATGGGGAGAGACTG ATGAGACGTCCTTCGAAGCGGGCATCAAAGTGCAGATCCACAGTCAGGATGAACCTCCCTTCATCGACCAGCTGGGCTTTGGTGTGGCCCCAGGGTTCCAGACCTTTGTGTCCTGCCAGGAGCAGCGG CAGCTCATCTACCTGCCCCCGCCCTGGGGCACCTGCAAAGCTGTTACCATGGACTCGGATTTCTTCGACTCCTACAGCATAACTGCCTGCCGCATCGACTGTGAGACACGCTACCTGGTGGAGAACTGTAACTGTCGCATGGTGCACATGCCAG GGGATGCCCCATACTGCACTCCAGAACAGTACAAGGAGTGTGCGGATCCTGCTCTGG ACTTCCTGGTGGAGAAGGACCAGGAATACTGTGTGTGTGAAATGCCCTGCAACCTAACCCGCTATGGCAAGGAGCTGTCCATGGTCAAGATCCCCAGCAAAGCGTCAGCCAAGTACCTGGCCAAGAAGTTCAACAAGTCTGAGCAGTACATAGG GGAGAACATCCTGGTGCTGGACATTTTCTTTGAAGTCCTCAACTATGAGACTATTGAGCAGAAGAAGGCCTATGAAAttgcagggctcctgg gtgaCATTGGAGGCCAGATGGGCCTGTTCATTGGGGCCAGCATCCTCACAGTACTGGAGCTCTTTGACTACGCCTATGAG GTCATTAAGCACAAGCTGTGCAGAAGAGGAAAGTGCCAGAAGGAGGCCAAAAGGAGCAGCGCGGACAAGGGTGTGGCCCTTAGCCTGGATGACGTCAAAAGACAT AACCCGTGTGAGAGCCTCCGGGGCCATCCTGCCGGGATGACGTATGCTGCCAACATCCTACCTCACCATCCGGCCCGAGGCACTTTTGAGGACTTTACCTGCTGA